CGACGACGCCCTCCAGCCGACTCTGAGGCCTTGGAACCGTATCGTGATCAAGCAGTGGGTCGGGTCGAACGCGACCGCCGCGCCTTCACCTTCGTCCTCGACCTCGTGGAACAGAACGGCGTCGACCTCGAACGCCTGCGCATCATCGCCCCCTTCCGCGCCCTCGTCGCCGAGTGCAAGAAGATCTGCCGCGACCGCGACGGCTGGACCAACGCACTCCTCGACGAACGCTGCGCCACCGTCCACAAGGCCCAGGGCAAGGAGGCCGACGTCGTCATCCTGGTCCTCGGCGGCAACCGCCCGGGCGCCCGCGCCTGGGCTGCCCGCACCCCCCACCTCCTCAACGTCGCCGCCAGCCGCGCCAAACGCCGCCTCTACGTCATCGGTGAACGCCACCTCTGGGCCCCGCTCCTCCGCTTCGACGTCCTCGCCGACGAACTCGACACCTTCG
The nucleotide sequence above comes from Streptomyces kaniharaensis. Encoded proteins:
- a CDS encoding AAA domain-containing protein; amino-acid sequence: MGRVERDRRAFTFVLDLVEQNGVDLERLRIIAPFRALVAECKKICRDRDGWTNALLDERCATVHKAQGKEADVVILVLGGNRPGARAWAARTPHLLNVAASRAKRRLYVIGERHLWAPLLRFDVLADELDTFDHVRDRDTWPPRDTEPVPQPE